The Thalassolituus oleivorans MIL-1 genome includes the window GTGGTCGCACAAGAAGCCTGTCCGGCCCGTCAAGTTCCCTCTGGTATACCCACGGTTATTCCTGCGGGCACCTTCGTAACCATCAACCAAGCTCTCGGTGGTAACTACACAGTCACCATGAATGGCAATATGGTTCGTGTTGATGGTACTGATGCCGCAGCGCTAGGTTTAGAAGCAGAAGAGATCGTATTTGAAAATCACGATGATGGTATTGTTCGTGAAGAGCAAATTCGCCAAGCCCTACGCACGATTTATGATCCAGAGATTCCTATCAACCTGCTCGATCTTGGCCTTATCTATGGCATAAAGATTCACGCAACTGAAGTCGTGATTGATATGACTTTGACGGCACCCACCTGTGGTATGGGTCCAGTGTTAATCTCTGACGTCAAGTACCGCGTGGCTAAGGTACCAAACGTTACTAAAGTCAGCGTCGAACTGGTTTTCGATCCCCCTTGGCATCGTGACATGATGACCGAAGAAGCT containing:
- the sufT gene encoding putative Fe-S cluster assembly protein SufT — its product is MERRMVVAQEACPARQVPSGIPTVIPAGTFVTINQALGGNYTVTMNGNMVRVDGTDAAALGLEAEEIVFENHDDGIVREEQIRQALRTIYDPEIPINLLDLGLIYGIKIHATEVVIDMTLTAPTCGMGPVLISDVKYRVAKVPNVTKVSVELVFDPPWHRDMMTEEAQLEAGLFF